A window of Glycine soja cultivar W05 chromosome 2, ASM419377v2, whole genome shotgun sequence genomic DNA:
gtcataagaaaaaattaaaaggattaaataaatatttaagtctttttttaaGTGTCTTTTTTTAAGCGTCATTTTTTATCTAATGAATTTGTCTTGATATTgctgtttttattaaattttacttgaGTGTGTCAAATGTATTGATGGTAATAGTACTTTTCATCtatacatttataattttttttcttcttctcacttATTCTCTCCTACTTtctaactctctctctctctgtttttttagggttaattaagtttttagtcaTCAAATTATgaggattttaaattttttatccataaactattttttaaaatagttgattttaaataattttttgttattataaataGTCCTTACCGTTAATAATCTTTATTAAGTGATAAGTTGTCTATTTAAGTGAATATAAATATCACCATAGACTCCAGATGAGAAGGATGAATTGTTAATCTGTGTCGCAAATCTTCTCATGGGTGATTATTGTACGTTTATGTGTGTTTAGAGCGTTAGGATTCAATAATCACTATCCTCTCTTCCTTTTGCattttaataacataatattctaattatttatctaaatataataaaacttaCATGGTATGtatgtgatatatatacatGTGACATTTAATCTATCTTGTTTCATGACACTTCATCACTTAACAAAAGACATTAACgacaaagattatttttaataataacaaattattttgggatcaaattttttaaaaaaatatgttaggaacaaaaattcaaaagtcCATAGTTTGAGGActaacaacttaattttttttttttatgtaacagTTACTGTGCAAAAACTAAAAAGCTTATTGCACGGGCACACTCCTCTGCCTCTCACTTTTATTTTAcagcattcattttttttttcatttatcacttttttcataaaaattgaattgtcTAAACTAatctagtaataataataaatgccaaagaaaaaaaagagtgtatGTAATACAAAAGAGCGTGTCAGAGAATGTTCTAGAACTTACGATGTATTCAATTTAAGATTCCTCAAGGTGGGCCATTTTTTGAGTCTGTTCGTTTTTCTCTATCTCTGTTCCTTAAAAGCAAACTCATACTTCACGTTCTTCTGTTTCAACTCTCAATTAACAAACCCAAAACATGTTTCTCCTttgatcttgttcttctctAGTACGCCTCATGCAGTTCCACAACTACGTGGTTAgcaacatttttcttcttttttctcggGTTCCTTAAGTTTTAATACCAATGTAACAATGTAGTTTCCGTAACCTTGTAGTTTTGAGGCATCTTCCGTTCATTCTTCTACGACTTGGGTTCTTTAGTTTTAATTCCAATGGAACAGTGTAGTTCTCGTTACGTAGTACTTTTGTCTGCCTcagtttttaaaacacaaaaatgaagTTTTAGTTTTACTGCAGCATTTCATTGTgtaattaattccttaatttaCTTGTTTTCTCACTCTCTGATACATTGATAGTGCTACGAACATAGGAaacttgtttgtggagtcgagAGTTCTTACTTATCTGCTAAGTCATGGTATGTTTCATGTCGTTCCCTCTCTAAATTTACCATTACTCATTCTATATCATACCCATacaaaaaactttattttagcTCAAGGTTAAAGCTTCAGCGACTAATTTGTTTCACTGCCATTAAGCTTGAATATTTGAACACCTGCGGTTTAGATTTGTTGATTACAAGTTTGGTAGTTAGAAATAGAATATTGATTAAGCTTTGAAAACTCATTCctttgttgagtttttttttgttgtaaaattaTGTAGGGTTCAGAAGGTGATGATAGCTCTCCCAGTGACTATGATTGGAACACTGATGATGAGCTTGAGGTGTTTGGAATACCTCCCTCGGATCCAACCATTTCTAGTCAAGAGAGCTGTGAAGATAGTGTGGGGGTAAATCCTGCATTCAGTTACTTCACAATGATTTTGCTAAGTTTGAGACTTTCATCTCTCTGAAGTTCCTAGGATATACCTACAATGATATAATGATATAGAAGGACCTAAGAGGGGATTTTGTGTTGCTCTTGTCCCTCGTGTATTCACTTGTCCGGTGGTTAAATTCACACATAATGTGTCTAACCCTTTGTTTGTTTGCAAAAATGATTTGTGGACACTAAGAAGCTATGTGACACCTaataagagaaagagagaaatgtaAGTATGATAATAAGAagagatagataaaaaaaaatgataaaatgttatatatcGAGGTATTTGGACTAGAGAGGTGTTCACCAATCATTACTTGTTTGTTTGAGAGGaaagagaaaattttgaaatttgaattgaagaaaaaattgaattttatctttaaaggtcaatttttctcttcaaacaaattaaagaaaatgtaTAGTTATCTGTGTTGGTGCAaatttgttttttgtatttctttttataatgttgAAGTATTCTGTGTTCTGTTTAGGAGAGTAGTGCAAGTTGCTCGAGCGCTAAACATTCCAAGCTGATTCATCTCTTCGTGGGAATGGGATTTTCCAGAGAGACAGTGATCAAAGCAATTGATGAAAATGGTTCTTTTTCACGTTTAATATATTCAATAACTATTACCTGTTTACTACTTCTAGTACTTGTCTTGAAATgataacattttgttttttgtccgtGGTAGGAAGAGATAATGAGGAGGACATTATGGAAGCTCTGCTAACACTTACTGCTGTGAGTATACTTTAAGTCAATCAACgggttttaaattatttcaattttttaagttattagttTTCACTTCCAGGATTCAGTGCATTATATATGTTGATTCTGTTGAAGTAGAACAAATGAATTACAAGGAATAACGAATTGACTTTACAGGGAAGAATCTGAAGTTCTAGAGTGTATCATGGATTCATGGTAGGAAAATTATAAGAGTAGGAATGTAGCTCATGTCATTGGATTACCAACTTACCACAATTGCATTACCAGATGAAGTCTAAAACTCTAAATTTAATATAAGGTTCTCCATTACTTGTATTTGATCTTTAATTTTCTGATACAAGGTTGATTAAACAATTTTGGTACATCTAATAGTAAGTTCACATGTCATTTCTAGTTAGTGGGTAACATATATCTATATTGTGAAAGTATAGAAGTTTGCAGCAGCTGGTGGATATATTATAGGTCGTGGTTGATTAGGTATATATATGAAGCATTTAGAACAGTAGGCTTTGTTTTACAAACTGGCACGTGAATAGAAACTAGAAACTAGAGAGATGTTCTTTGCAGATACATACTTAATCTGGATGGCCTGGTTTGTTATGCTGACATTGTGTATATGGGTTCCATTTAACTGGTTCCTTTTATGCAGGAAAAACCCTTAACAGTAGAGAAAGATGAGGCATTGTCCGTACTTGTCAATATGGGATACCCTTTTGAGGAGGCTTTGACAGCTATAGACAAATGTGGTGCGTATACTTTACTAtataattgttactcatatatGTTATTAAcactttttatgtttcttatttctttttcttccgttttttcCCACTATCAGCAGCATTAAATGATCTCAGATGGATAATTAAATCCTGAAAAATGAGCTAACAAACCTTTAGTTTTAAAACTTTGAGCTTAAATTTCTCAGTTTGCATTTTAACACATTTCCTTATTAAAGTGATAATTTCAACATAGGATAGATGAGGTCAAATTATAGTGATAATTTCAACATAGGATAGATGAGGTCAAATTATGAACATCTCTTTGGTTTGAATACAATGCAAATAATTAGTCACGAAACCAAATGAGTTTTACTAACCTAACATGCAATGCAAGGATAGGGCTCCTACTTTCCATGTAGCATGTAGAAATTTGTCTAGTGGTAGttctttaatattttggttTCTCGTTTGGCAGGTCCTAAGGCCCATATCAGTGAGCTAGCGGATTTCATTAGTGCTTCTCAGTTAGAAAAGGGTCTTCACTCACCGCAAGAGTCACCTAACAATAAACATGATGCATCTGATTATACGCATGAAAAGGTGTGGTTTACAGTCCTatcaaattagttttattaaGTCTTCTTCTAATTAAAATGTCAGTAAATCAAGTACTTTTCTCAAAATTATGTTATATCTTCAGCCCTGTCAACCAAGTGGTGAATATTATCTTCATACAAGTAAGAAAGTAAAACTTGGATTGGGTATATTTAATGAAGCCAGTCAAGTGATTTCAAGAAAGTTCCCAAGAGAAGTAGCAAATAAACCATACTTCTATTTTGAAAACGTGGCTCTTGCTCCTAAAGGAGTTTGGAAAACTATATCACGTTTTCTTTATGAGATTGAACCAGAATATGTTGATTCCAAATACTTTTGTGCTGCAACAAGAAAAAGAGGATATATCCATAATCTTCCCACCCACAACCGCTCCCCCCTGCTTCCTATCCCACCACTAACTATCCAAGAGGCTTTTCCTACAACTAAAAAATGGTGGCCTTCATGGGATAGAAGAACAAAGCTCAATTGCCTTCTAACTAGAGTAGCCCCTGGCCCA
This region includes:
- the LOC114380361 gene encoding DNA (cytosine-5)-methyltransferase DRM2-like isoform X1, translated to MQFHNYVGSEGDDSSPSDYDWNTDDELEVFGIPPSDPTISSQESCEDSVGESSASCSSAKHSKLIHLFVGMGFSRETVIKAIDENGRDNEEDIMEALLTLTAEKPLTVEKDEALSVLVNMGYPFEEALTAIDKCGPKAHISELADFISASQLEKGLHSPQESPNNKHDASDYTHEKPCQPSGEYYLHTSKKVKLGLGIFNEASQVISRKFPREVANKPYFYFENVALAPKGVWKTISRFLYEIEPEYVDSKYFCAATRKRGYIHNLPTHNRSPLLPIPPLTIQEAFPTTKKWWPSWDRRTKLNCLLTRVAPGPVTERIRKLLEKFGDEPPLHVQENVLVEIRKWNLVWVGKNKLAPLEPDEYEMLLGFPRDHTRGGGVTRTERYKSLGNAFQVNTVAYHLSVLKGRFPNGINVLSLFSGIGGAEVALHRLGMMLKNVVSVEIAEVNRNIIRSWWEQTNQRGNLIEVEDVQKVSSNELSQWITKFGGFDLIIGGSPCNNISGSNRVSRHGLEGEQSSLFYEYFRIVEAVMEIQRDELL
- the LOC114380361 gene encoding DNA (cytosine-5)-methyltransferase DRM2-like isoform X2, which produces MGSEGDDSSPSDYDWNTDDELEVFGIPPSDPTISSQESCEDSVGESSASCSSAKHSKLIHLFVGMGFSRETVIKAIDENGRDNEEDIMEALLTLTAEKPLTVEKDEALSVLVNMGYPFEEALTAIDKCGPKAHISELADFISASQLEKGLHSPQESPNNKHDASDYTHEKPCQPSGEYYLHTSKKVKLGLGIFNEASQVISRKFPREVANKPYFYFENVALAPKGVWKTISRFLYEIEPEYVDSKYFCAATRKRGYIHNLPTHNRSPLLPIPPLTIQEAFPTTKKWWPSWDRRTKLNCLLTRVAPGPVTERIRKLLEKFGDEPPLHVQENVLVEIRKWNLVWVGKNKLAPLEPDEYEMLLGFPRDHTRGGGVTRTERYKSLGNAFQVNTVAYHLSVLKGRFPNGINVLSLFSGIGGAEVALHRLGMMLKNVVSVEIAEVNRNIIRSWWEQTNQRGNLIEVEDVQKVSSNELSQWITKFGGFDLIIGGSPCNNISGSNRVSRHGLEGEQSSLFYEYFRIVEAVMEIQRDELL